A part of Candidatus Paceibacterota bacterium genomic DNA contains:
- a CDS encoding glycosyltransferase family 39 protein codes for MMNYTKERKARALLVSILFVAIFARFLFLYARDVPVIADAVLYAQSGKNFIETGRYATSGGDLVDIVFPPGYPIAVGLADHFFNNPLFSLRFVSFVFGSLLVHLFYLTGREMSGEKAGLFASFFAATNSTLILFSQEVYSESMFFFFTLLSFYLFLRLSKEPKNKNAVFFGFSIGMSYLIRPEGLLLMVLPFIFLLRIIKKFQYEILLRFLLVLFVTFFVMFPYVYFLSQKTGKPAITAKMSTNLAAGINFDGADMSRLSRDHFLRYEENEANYNEQTNELDYPKEEFKNTSILTVLLDNNFSGRYIAGFRSEAYALSADHWAGILLLPILLAIIYAVRDQKNRKNILVLSILSAELLIMFPIFHIESRYLAQVLIFLILFASLGYAGYKGPGTELLPRKFTVFIKNLVIVLISSSFILFLYLSFVTNEFGGFCNYAFCINTNVRDRSFPPTENSLAYEYKIAGEYIKNNSDSGEGGGLIMSRRPVEVSFYAGMDSLGITFPDTSAENVIKFAKANNVKYIIVDKRYLGVRKNYKDLASLQDFSNDVYLVFEDSSVSDIKLFQVK; via the coding sequence ATGATGAATTATACCAAGGAACGGAAAGCAAGGGCATTGCTGGTCTCGATATTATTTGTCGCGATCTTCGCAAGATTTTTGTTCCTTTATGCCAGAGATGTTCCTGTTATTGCGGATGCAGTCCTCTATGCCCAGTCCGGGAAAAACTTTATAGAGACCGGGCGGTATGCAACTTCAGGAGGCGATCTGGTGGATATTGTTTTTCCTCCCGGCTATCCGATCGCCGTAGGATTAGCCGATCATTTTTTCAATAATCCCCTCTTTTCCCTCAGATTCGTATCTTTTGTCTTCGGGTCTTTGCTTGTGCATCTGTTCTATCTTACCGGAAGGGAAATGAGCGGCGAGAAGGCCGGACTGTTCGCATCTTTTTTTGCCGCTACGAACTCCACTTTGATATTGTTTTCTCAGGAAGTTTATTCCGAGTCCATGTTTTTTTTCTTCACTCTGCTTTCTTTTTATCTGTTTCTCAGGCTAAGTAAGGAACCCAAGAACAAAAATGCGGTTTTTTTCGGCTTCTCCATAGGCATGTCCTATCTTATCCGTCCAGAGGGACTGCTTTTAATGGTCCTGCCCTTTATTTTCTTATTGCGGATAATAAAGAAGTTTCAGTATGAAATTTTATTACGCTTTCTTTTGGTCTTATTTGTCACATTTTTCGTGATGTTTCCGTATGTCTATTTTCTTTCGCAAAAGACCGGAAAGCCTGCCATTACCGCCAAAATGAGCACGAATCTGGCTGCCGGAATAAATTTCGACGGTGCGGATATGTCCCGTTTGAGCAGAGATCATTTTTTGCGGTATGAGGAAAATGAGGCGAATTATAATGAACAGACGAATGAATTGGATTATCCAAAAGAAGAGTTCAAAAATACCAGCATTCTGACCGTTCTTTTGGATAATAATTTCTCCGGAAGATATATTGCCGGATTCAGATCAGAGGCATATGCCTTGTCAGCCGATCATTGGGCGGGCATTCTCTTGCTGCCGATATTATTGGCTATCATTTATGCGGTCAGGGATCAGAAAAACAGAAAAAACATCCTTGTGCTTTCCATCCTGTCGGCCGAACTGCTCATAATGTTTCCGATATTCCACATTGAAAGCAGGTATCTCGCGCAGGTGCTGATATTTCTGATCCTGTTTGCTTCTTTGGGGTATGCCGGATATAAAGGTCCCGGAACCGAGTTGTTGCCAAGGAAATTCACCGTTTTCATAAAAAATTTGGTGATAGTCCTGATATCGTCAAGTTTTATATTATTTTTATATCTATCGTTCGTTACCAATGAGTTCGGGGGTTTCTGCAATTATGCTTTTTGCATCAATACCAATGTCCGTGACAGGTCATTTCCTCCCACTGAAAACAGCCTGGCATATGAATATAAAATTGCGGGAGAATATATTAAAAATAATTCAGATAGCGGCGAGGGCGGCGGTCTTATCATGTCCAGACGGCCCGTCGAAGTTTCTTTTTACGCGGGTATGGACAGTTTGGGAATAACATTTCCCGATACCAGTGCGGAAAATGTGATAAAATTCGCTAAAGCCAACAATGTTAAATATATCATAGTGGACAAAAGATATCTTGGCGTAAGGAAAAACTATAAAGATTTGGCCAGTCTGCAAGATTTTTCGAACGACGTTTATCTTGTTTTTGAAGACAGCTCGGTATCTGACATTAAATTGTTCCAAGTCAAGTGA
- a CDS encoding glycosyltransferase family 39 protein: MLKNINKICRGSIPVLLILAIALFARLVLFFHDVTIDNDGIAYGLAGKNLVESGKYEVYGDPLLIYPPVYPIAIGIVDHFSGNLLFSGRFVSLLFGMLLVYAFYAFGKKLYGKEAGLFASFFAATNYSLVAYSSVTRSEMIYLFILALILYVYILLIEKCEDAKAAVLGSLMAALYLTRPEGLLMWILPILLFYKLLKKTNIYAALRSLAIIFLSFMIISAPYIYFLYENTGRVELTEKTNSNVIPAVIFGGSAIEDLSGEKWLKYEKSRDYYDEDTNTIIDYKEYSNGDAVSYVLKKPDIILNNYVRGIKSEISILFIEHGISLILLPLLLSFLFLFKKTKERESVAVLLLVAILYLMIIPVFHIESRYMLQVLVFLILISSLGYSFRTERGIKVLGIEFNGGDFFRIFRTITLFLVMIQFAFSIVNIYKQDDGKFYPWEYRLAGEFIGKYDTKENGVLIMSRNSYIISYYANAGNSGIRMPYADVPSIIRFARENKANYIVIDERFLSVRENYDELWKLDRFSNDAELIFEDSSVMPIRIFRFRDANEN, encoded by the coding sequence ATGCTGAAAAATATCAATAAAATCTGCAGAGGGAGCATTCCAGTGCTCCTGATCCTGGCAATAGCTCTTTTTGCGAGGCTGGTTTTGTTCTTTCATGACGTAACCATAGATAATGACGGGATCGCATATGGACTTGCCGGAAAGAATCTGGTCGAAAGCGGAAAATATGAAGTTTACGGCGATCCATTGCTGATATATCCTCCCGTGTATCCCATAGCCATAGGGATAGTCGATCATTTTTCCGGTAACCTGCTTTTTTCCGGAAGGTTTGTTTCGCTGCTATTCGGGATGCTGCTGGTCTATGCATTTTATGCGTTTGGCAAGAAGCTTTATGGAAAGGAGGCGGGACTCTTTGCGTCTTTTTTCGCTGCAACGAATTATTCGCTGGTCGCATATTCGTCAGTGACCAGATCGGAAATGATATATTTATTCATCCTGGCACTTATTTTGTATGTATATATTCTGCTGATCGAAAAATGCGAAGATGCCAAGGCGGCAGTTCTGGGATCGTTGATGGCAGCATTATATCTTACGAGGCCGGAAGGACTACTGATGTGGATCTTGCCGATATTATTGTTTTATAAGCTTCTGAAAAAGACAAATATCTATGCGGCCCTGCGTTCTCTGGCTATTATTTTCTTATCGTTTATGATAATTTCCGCCCCTTATATTTATTTTTTATATGAAAATACGGGAAGGGTGGAATTGACCGAGAAGACGAATTCCAATGTAATCCCGGCAGTGATCTTCGGAGGCAGTGCGATCGAGGATTTGAGCGGAGAGAAATGGCTGAAATATGAAAAAAGCAGAGATTATTATGACGAAGATACTAATACGATCATCGATTATAAGGAGTATTCCAATGGCGATGCGGTAAGTTATGTTTTAAAAAAACCGGACATTATTTTGAATAATTATGTACGGGGTATAAAGTCGGAAATCTCAATTTTATTCATTGAACACGGGATCAGTCTCATACTCTTGCCGCTGCTGTTGTCTTTTTTGTTTCTGTTTAAAAAAACCAAGGAGAGGGAGAGTGTTGCTGTGTTGTTGTTAGTCGCAATCCTGTATCTGATGATAATACCGGTCTTCCATATTGAAAGCAGGTATATGCTGCAGGTACTTGTTTTTTTGATACTTATTTCTTCGCTGGGATATTCTTTCCGCACTGAGCGCGGAATTAAGGTCCTGGGTATAGAATTCAATGGCGGGGATTTTTTCCGTATTTTCAGAACGATAACATTGTTTCTTGTCATGATCCAATTTGCGTTTTCAATTGTTAATATTTATAAACAAGATGACGGCAAATTCTATCCATGGGAGTATAGGCTGGCCGGAGAATTCATTGGAAAATATGATACTAAGGAAAACGGAGTTTTGATAATGTCCAGAAATAGTTACATAATCTCATACTATGCAAATGCCGGAAATAGCGGCATCAGAATGCCTTATGCCGATGTCCCAAGTATCATCAGGTTTGCCAGGGAAAACAAAGCAAATTACATTGTAATTGATGAAAGGTTCCTTTCGGTGAGAGAGAATTACGACGAACTTTGGAAATTAGATCGATTTTCAAATGATGCCGAACTTATTTTTGAAGACAGTTCCGTAATGCCGATCCGAATATTCAGATTTCGCGATGCAAATGAAAATTAA
- a CDS encoding glycosyltransferase family 39 protein, whose amino-acid sequence MLKNINKICRGSIPVLLILAIALFARLVLFFHDVTIDNDGIAYGLAGKNLVESGKYEVYGDPLLIYPPVYPIAIGIVDHFSGNLLFSGRFVSLLFGMLLVYAFYAFGKKLYGKEAGLFASFFAATNYSLIIYSQETQAESMYLFFILLTFYFYLKITEKYKNNFAIAMGSSTAIAYLIRPEALLFLILSLVFFIQRMRGFEPKKAVLGFFLMLFSFLAVSTPYIYFLYKYTGKISLTEKASSNIIHGVIFDGIDKERLGDEEARYYERSIAYYDESTNMIKDPSEFREISLDKSILNDSDKFILKYIRSVKSEIMVLLADHSVNLILLPLLVTYIYFIRSKKDKNNIGVMSLISFLYFLILPFFHIESRYLLQVLVFLILLSSFGYAMRKDFKLSILRLELPSKIFFSYMRIMILFLVSLQFVFSIVLFSLFSRTEDYPWEYKLAGEFIKNDHLQEKDVVIMSRNRSIVSYYANTEHGGVNIPYTDALNVIKFAKANKVNYIVIDKRFLQIRENYDELADLDRYAVGIKLVYEDDSVYPVRVFKLSY is encoded by the coding sequence ATGCTGAAAAATATCAATAAAATCTGCAGAGGGAGCATTCCAGTGCTCCTGATCCTGGCAATAGCTCTTTTTGCGAGGCTGGTTTTGTTCTTTCATGACGTAACCATAGATAATGACGGGATCGCATATGGACTTGCCGGAAAGAATCTGGTCGAAAGCGGAAAATATGAAGTTTACGGCGATCCATTGCTGATATATCCTCCCGTGTATCCCATAGCCATAGGGATAGTCGATCATTTTTCCGGTAACCTGCTTTTTTCCGGAAGGTTTGTTTCGCTGCTATTCGGGATGCTGCTGGTCTATGCATTTTATGCGTTTGGCAAGAAGCTTTATGGAAAGGAGGCGGGACTCTTTGCGTCTTTTTTCGCTGCAACGAATTATTCGCTGATTATATATTCTCAAGAAACACAGGCCGAGTCCATGTATTTGTTCTTTATACTGCTGACTTTCTACTTCTATCTGAAAATCACTGAGAAATACAAAAATAATTTTGCAATAGCCATGGGGTCGTCGACGGCTATTGCCTATCTGATCAGGCCGGAAGCGTTGCTTTTTTTAATTTTATCTTTGGTGTTTTTTATACAAAGAATGAGAGGCTTTGAACCCAAGAAAGCCGTTCTCGGATTTTTCCTTATGCTCTTTTCTTTTCTTGCGGTTTCAACTCCCTATATTTATTTTCTTTATAAATATACCGGGAAAATATCCCTGACTGAAAAAGCAAGTTCAAATATTATTCACGGAGTGATTTTCGATGGCATAGACAAGGAAAGATTGGGCGACGAAGAAGCTCGTTATTATGAAAGAAGCATAGCCTATTATGACGAAAGCACGAATATGATAAAGGATCCGTCGGAATTCAGAGAAATAAGCCTCGATAAGTCAATCTTGAATGATTCTGATAAGTTTATTCTTAAATATATAAGAAGTGTCAAATCAGAGATCATGGTTTTGCTGGCTGATCATAGCGTAAATCTGATTCTGCTTCCTCTTCTTGTTACGTATATATATTTTATCAGGTCAAAAAAGGACAAAAACAACATCGGAGTCATGTCCCTGATTTCCTTTTTATATTTTCTTATTTTGCCCTTTTTTCACATAGAGAGCAGATATTTGCTTCAAGTGCTGGTGTTTCTGATCCTTCTTTCCTCTTTCGGATATGCCATGCGGAAAGACTTCAAGCTAAGTATATTGAGGCTGGAGCTGCCCAGTAAAATATTTTTTAGCTATATGAGGATAATGATCCTATTCCTGGTTTCCCTGCAATTTGTTTTCTCTATTGTCTTGTTTTCCCTTTTTTCCAGAACCGAAGACTATCCATGGGAGTATAAGCTGGCCGGAGAATTTATAAAAAATGATCATCTGCAGGAGAAAGATGTTGTAATAATGTCAAGAAACAGGAGCATCGTTTCATATTATGCCAATACTGAGCATGGGGGGGTCAATATTCCATATACAGATGCTCTTAATGTCATTAAATTTGCCAAAGCAAACAAAGTAAATTATATTGTAATTGACAAAAGATTTTTGCAAATAAGAGAGAATTATGACGAACTGGCCGATCTCGACAGATATGCCGTAGGTATTAAATTGGTTTACGAAGATGATTCCGTTTATCCGGTGAGGGTTTTCAAGCTTTCTTATTAA
- a CDS encoding glycosyltransferase family 2 protein: MNDIEKEISIVIPAYNEEENIPCLIGEISRVMKRITNNYEVIVVDDGSSDRTTDAIEKLFRGDPEHVSGIQFRSNFGKAEALKAGFTAARGEIIITMDADLQDDPAEIPNFIAKIKGGYDLVSGWKQNRKDTFIKNNSSKFFNYITSKFSRVKLHDFNCGFKAYRKEVAKGLDLYGQMHRYIPVMARNQGYVIGEIPVHHRKRKFGRSKYGPIRFINGYLDLLTVMMLTKYFKRPAHFFGGIGSLALAAGIAIGLYITYLRLAYGSIQSRLPLFIAGILLIMVGFQFISLGLIGEMFVKNYGREDDSSKIKKIIKK; the protein is encoded by the coding sequence ATGAACGATATTGAGAAGGAAATATCCATAGTGATTCCCGCATATAATGAAGAGGAAAACATACCCTGTTTGATCGGAGAAATATCACGTGTCATGAAGAGAATCACGAATAATTACGAAGTCATAGTGGTTGATGATGGGAGTTCGGACAGGACAACCGATGCCATCGAGAAACTGTTCAGGGGGGATCCCGAGCATGTCTCGGGAATACAATTCAGGTCCAATTTCGGCAAAGCTGAGGCCTTGAAAGCGGGATTTACCGCGGCACGGGGAGAAATAATAATTACGATGGATGCGGACCTTCAGGATGATCCGGCGGAAATACCGAATTTTATCGCGAAGATCAAAGGGGGTTATGATCTTGTTTCGGGATGGAAGCAGAACAGAAAGGACACGTTTATAAAGAACAACAGTTCAAAATTTTTCAATTACATCACTTCTAAGTTCTCGAGGGTGAAGTTGCATGACTTCAACTGCGGCTTTAAGGCATACAGAAAAGAAGTGGCCAAGGGGTTGGACCTTTATGGCCAGATGCATAGATATATTCCGGTCATGGCCAGGAATCAGGGTTATGTCATCGGAGAGATCCCGGTTCATCACAGAAAGAGAAAATTCGGAAGATCGAAATATGGTCCGATCAGATTCATAAACGGCTACCTGGACCTTCTGACGGTTATGATGCTCACGAAATATTTCAAAAGGCCGGCACATTTCTTTGGCGGAATAGGATCTCTGGCTCTTGCAGCCGGAATTGCAATAGGTTTGTATATCACCTATCTAAGGCTTGCCTATGGGAGCATACAATCGAGGCTTCCCCTTTTTATCGCGGGAATTCTGCTTATTATGGTAGGTTTTCAGTTCATTTCGCTCGGATTGATCGGTGAAATGTTCGTGAAAAATTATGGAAGAGAGGATGATTCCTCCAAGATAAAAAAAATTATTAAAAAATGA
- a CDS encoding glycosyltransferase family 4 protein: MTMEVCFFGTYEKDYPMNRVIIKGLKKNGIAVKECHVSLWEKHRDKHGKFLTIASLARFAIDMLLAYFKLGARYFSTHRNSDAVIVGYIGQLDIIFLRFLTIFTRKKPKIIFVPLVSLYDTAIVDRNLSKEKGFFAKVLFFIDKLSFRSADVMIMDTDEHVKYISSLFSLDENKLKRVWVGADEDVFYPIDAKVNSDKFTALFFGKYIPLHGIEYIIKAAKMLENDGVRIRMVGNGQLYEKMLDLSKKLGVVNVDFVKWIEYNELLNEIAKADVVLGVFGGSKKASRVIPNKVFQAIACRKAVITGETPAIREFFKDREDILFCLNKDPRSLAESILLLRNSPELKKTIEENAYLLFKANADLEKIGIGVKETIMSVLNK; encoded by the coding sequence ATGACAATGGAAGTTTGTTTTTTCGGGACATATGAAAAAGATTATCCCATGAACAGGGTTATCATAAAAGGCTTGAAGAAAAATGGCATTGCCGTGAAGGAATGCCATGTTTCTTTATGGGAGAAGCATAGAGATAAACATGGAAAATTCCTGACTATTGCATCGCTTGCAAGGTTTGCGATAGATATGCTTTTGGCCTATTTTAAGCTCGGAGCGAGATACTTTTCGACACACAGAAACTCGGATGCCGTTATTGTCGGATATATCGGCCAATTAGACATTATTTTTCTCAGATTTCTGACAATTTTCACCCGGAAAAAACCGAAAATAATATTCGTACCGCTTGTTTCGCTTTATGATACGGCGATCGTGGACAGGAATCTCTCGAAAGAAAAAGGATTTTTTGCCAAAGTCCTGTTTTTTATCGACAAGCTGTCTTTCAGATCGGCGGACGTGATGATTATGGATACCGATGAGCATGTGAAATACATTTCTAGTCTTTTCAGTCTGGATGAAAATAAGCTGAAAAGAGTGTGGGTCGGAGCGGACGAGGATGTTTTTTATCCGATAGACGCGAAGGTCAATTCGGATAAATTCACAGCGCTGTTCTTTGGAAAATATATTCCGCTTCATGGGATTGAATATATCATAAAAGCGGCCAAGATGCTGGAAAATGACGGCGTGCGGATAAGAATGGTTGGAAACGGCCAATTATATGAAAAAATGCTTGATTTAAGCAAAAAGTTGGGCGTAGTAAACGTTGATTTTGTCAAATGGATAGAGTATAATGAGTTATTGAATGAGATTGCGAAAGCGGACGTCGTTTTAGGTGTCTTCGGAGGTTCCAAAAAGGCTTCCAGGGTTATTCCGAACAAGGTTTTTCAGGCAATTGCATGCAGGAAGGCGGTAATTACGGGTGAGACGCCAGCTATAAGGGAGTTTTTTAAGGATAGGGAGGACATATTATTTTGTTTGAATAAAGATCCCAGATCGTTGGCGGAAAGCATATTGCTTCTTAGAAATAGCCCGGAATTGAAAAAAACTATCGAAGAGAATGCTTATTTGCTTTTTAAGGCAAATGCCGATTTGGAAAAAATAGGAATAGGTGTAAAAGAGACAATAATGTCCGTTTTGAATAAATAA
- a CDS encoding glycosyltransferase family 1 protein codes for MKIGINVDKLSRTNKRGVSVYIYQILKELSEIDNKNDYILYSRRDIGDKPFLSNPRFSLSLVKSNFGLLYWTYFKLPKQAIEDKVDIFFSPAQNYPFIFMKPYGIKTVTSVLDIAFRIFPKHFRAGDKIGLDINTKIAVRRSDKIIAISESTKRDIIKYYKTDDGKIDVVYLASRMGEKCPKLCEIDVHNALNIKKSYILFVGAIQPRKNIIKLVDAFEICKDRNSDIGLVICGERGWLYQEILARISRSRYSKDIFVTGGVSEKELKSIYCKALMFALPSLYEGFGIPVLEAMSLGVPVIVPNNSSFPELVGDAGLYVDEYNAEDIADKISMIMSDPGLGTELAKKGKLKAREFSWKITAKKHLEIFESI; via the coding sequence ATGAAGATAGGAATTAATGTTGATAAACTTTCAAGGACGAATAAACGGGGCGTAAGCGTTTATATTTATCAGATCTTGAAGGAATTGTCCGAGATTGATAATAAGAATGATTATATTTTATACTCAAGGCGTGATATCGGCGATAAGCCTTTTTTGAGCAATCCGAGATTTTCATTAAGCCTGGTAAAATCAAATTTCGGCCTTCTTTATTGGACTTATTTTAAACTTCCAAAACAGGCTATTGAAGATAAGGTAGATATTTTTTTTTCACCTGCGCAAAACTATCCGTTTATTTTCATGAAACCGTATGGAATAAAGACCGTAACCAGCGTTCTTGATATTGCCTTCAGGATCTTTCCGAAGCACTTCAGGGCCGGGGATAAGATTGGTTTGGATATAAATACAAAAATTGCGGTCCGACGATCCGATAAGATAATTGCAATTTCGGAATCGACGAAAAGGGATATTATCAAATATTACAAAACGGATGATGGAAAAATAGATGTAGTATATCTTGCGAGCAGAATGGGCGAGAAATGCCCGAAGTTGTGCGAAATTGATGTTCATAATGCACTTAACATCAAAAAGTCTTACATCCTTTTTGTGGGAGCGATACAACCCAGGAAAAACATAATAAAACTCGTTGATGCTTTTGAAATCTGCAAGGATAGAAATAGCGATATCGGCCTTGTCATTTGCGGAGAGAGAGGGTGGTTGTACCAGGAAATATTGGCGAGAATAAGCCGAAGCAGATATTCCAAAGACATATTTGTAACAGGCGGAGTAAGCGAGAAGGAGCTAAAAAGTATTTATTGCAAGGCATTAATGTTCGCACTCCCCTCTCTTTACGAAGGATTCGGAATTCCGGTTTTGGAGGCTATGAGTCTTGGGGTTCCGGTTATCGTACCCAATAACTCTTCTTTTCCCGAGCTCGTCGGTGATGCAGGGCTTTATGTGGACGAATATAATGCGGAAGATATTGCAGACAAGATCAGCATGATAATGAGTGATCCCGGTCTCGGAACAGAATTAGCCAAAAAAGGAAAACTGAAAGCGAGAGAATTCAGCTGGAAAATAACCGCAAAAAAACATTTGGAGATATTTGAAAGTATTTAA
- a CDS encoding glycosyltransferase family 2 protein, which yields MNKPKIAVVIINWNGIVLLEECLCSVENQIYGNSKIIFVDNGSSDGSAGFVRGRFPKVDIIQLDKNTGFAKANNVGIHRALEDKEVEYVALLNNDAVAEKSWLGKMLEVAEQNDRIGSVAPKILKYYHKNEFDCFGIKIRIIGSGMNNLLNMKDDGSYDRSYEVFGTSGCSCLYKRKMLEDIVIEDEYFDNDFFAYCEDIDLDWRMRLRGWKSFTAPGSVVFHKGSATCQTYSYFKAFHSHRNRLFVMLKNYPLFFLARGMAVFIFSYLHYFKSIFRNKGYSARTKEKIGYLNTAKFIILGWSSYFSHFFKMLKKRRIIQKMRIASDRDVSEWFTLLGEADNVSEAE from the coding sequence ATGAATAAGCCGAAAATAGCGGTCGTTATCATAAATTGGAATGGTATTGTCCTATTGGAAGAATGTTTATGTTCGGTTGAGAACCAGATCTATGGCAATAGCAAGATAATATTTGTCGACAATGGATCTTCGGATGGATCAGCGGGATTTGTGAGGGGAAGATTTCCAAAGGTGGATATTATTCAGTTAGACAAGAATACCGGTTTTGCAAAGGCGAATAATGTCGGTATCCATAGGGCCCTTGAGGACAAAGAAGTGGAGTATGTGGCATTGTTAAATAACGATGCCGTTGCGGAAAAGTCCTGGTTGGGCAAAATGCTGGAAGTCGCTGAACAAAATGATAGAATAGGTTCAGTTGCTCCCAAAATACTCAAATATTACCATAAAAATGAATTTGACTGTTTTGGCATAAAAATACGCATTATTGGAAGCGGTATGAATAACCTGTTGAATATGAAGGATGATGGAAGCTATGATAGGTCATATGAGGTATTCGGGACAAGCGGCTGTTCTTGCTTATATAAAAGGAAGATGCTTGAAGATATCGTGATCGAAGATGAGTATTTTGATAATGATTTTTTTGCCTATTGTGAAGACATAGATCTGGATTGGAGGATGAGGCTTAGGGGATGGAAAAGCTTCACGGCTCCCGGATCGGTCGTGTTTCATAAGGGCTCGGCGACGTGCCAAACTTATTCCTATTTCAAGGCATTTCATTCGCATCGAAATCGTTTGTTCGTGATGTTGAAAAACTATCCCCTATTCTTTTTGGCGAGAGGGATGGCTGTATTTATATTCAGTTATCTGCATTATTTTAAAAGCATATTCAGAAACAAGGGTTATTCCGCCAGAACGAAGGAAAAAATAGGATATTTAAATACGGCAAAGTTCATAATCTTGGGATGGTCCAGCTATTTCTCACATTTCTTTAAGATGTTAAAGAAGAGGAGAATAATACAGAAGATGAGGATAGCGAGTGATCGGGATGTGTCGGAATGGTTTACATTGCTTGGTGAGGCCGATAATGTATCGGAGGCTGAATAA
- a CDS encoding methyltransferase domain-containing protein translates to MLNNLINKYDAVLLCNAVREGKLGRVLSKLTGSKQTKIADSWRHIKKPPTNWYDIPAVNEHWNLLISGRADIDYNEYISRKYFSDRKDMKALSLGCGTGHRELRWAGLGNFEKIDAYDLSINRIEYAKKKAEEAGYENIINYQVGDIYGLEKLDNQYDVILMEQSLHHFSPLRNILLKMDNFLKPHGFAVINEFVGPTRFQWTDRQLDIINGLLSVLPVKYKKKLSGGIKNRVYRPSKLNLILSDPSEAVESSNIIPLLKDVFNVMEIKEYGGTILMMLLSEIGHNFLSGDKETRDLLDLCFNVEDVLIKHKEIQSDFVVAVCRKE, encoded by the coding sequence ATGCTCAATAATCTTATCAATAAATATGATGCCGTGTTGCTGTGCAACGCAGTAAGGGAGGGAAAATTAGGGAGAGTTTTATCCAAATTGACAGGCAGCAAGCAGACAAAGATAGCCGATTCCTGGAGGCATATAAAGAAACCGCCTACTAATTGGTATGACATACCGGCGGTGAATGAGCATTGGAATCTTCTGATCTCCGGAAGAGCAGATATTGATTATAATGAATATATCTCGCGAAAGTATTTTTCGGACCGTAAAGACATGAAAGCGTTATCTCTTGGTTGCGGAACCGGACATAGAGAGCTAAGGTGGGCAGGGTTGGGTAATTTTGAAAAGATAGATGCATACGATCTCTCAATAAATAGGATAGAATATGCGAAAAAAAAAGCCGAGGAGGCGGGATACGAAAATATTATTAATTATCAGGTCGGAGATATCTATGGACTGGAAAAATTAGATAATCAGTACGATGTCATCTTGATGGAACAGTCATTACATCACTTTTCTCCGCTAAGAAATATATTGCTTAAAATGGATAATTTTCTCAAGCCACACGGATTTGCTGTCATCAATGAATTTGTTGGTCCGACGAGATTTCAATGGACAGATAGGCAGCTGGATATAATAAATGGTTTACTGTCGGTTCTGCCCGTCAAATACAAGAAAAAACTAAGTGGTGGCATAAAGAATAGGGTTTACAGGCCGAGCAAGTTAAATTTGATCTTAAGTGATCCGTCAGAGGCTGTTGAATCATCGAATATAATTCCTTTGTTGAAAGATGTTTTTAACGTCATGGAGATTAAAGAATATGGCGGGACTATCCTGATGATGCTACTTAGTGAAATCGGCCATAATTTTCTGTCGGGTGACAAGGAAACAAGGGATTTATTGGATCTCTGCTTCAATGTTGAAGATGTTTTAATCAAACACAAGGAGATTCAAAGTGATTTTGTCGTTGCTGTGTGCAGAAAAGAATGA